A genomic window from Brassica oleracea var. oleracea cultivar TO1000 chromosome C8, BOL, whole genome shotgun sequence includes:
- the LOC106310725 gene encoding elicitor peptide 6 yields the protein MEVNGEEKRSYRREDEEKEVYYPLLNSPCSAFHKTVQAILKCLGLESSSIPPSSSSSEDPGTETVQETGFMAMVARLTRRRPRPPYSSGQPGQIN from the exons ATGGAAGTTAATGGAGAAGAAAAGAGAAGCTATAGAAGAGAAGATGAAGAAAAGGAAGTTTACTACCCTCTTCTCAACTCTCCATGTTCTGCCTTTCACAAAACTGTTCAAGCCATATTGAAGTGCCTTGGTCTTGAATCATCATCCATACCACCATCTTCATCATCATCAGAAGACCCTGGAACTGAAACT GTTCAAGAAACGGGATTTATGGCGATGGTTGCAAGATTGACAAGAAGGAGACCAAGACCGCCTTACAGCTCAGGACAACCTGGTCAGATCAACTGA
- the LOC106307667 gene encoding probable glycosyltransferase At3g42180 produces MPNGSSKGYCLLGFPFGVLLFLVFSSFPMNESPHQQFFSSLTLSSSLLDHTNALQSSSSTSSLSNSPTISIKKRSNLERREEELRKARVAIRRAVKLKNYTSNEDMTYIPTGQIYRNSFAFHQSHIEMMKRFKVWSYKEGDQPLVHDGPVNDIYGIEGQFIDELENVMGARFRASQPEEAHAFFLPFSVANIVHYIYKPITSPADFNRARLHRIFNDYVDVVARKYPLWNQSNGADHFMVSCHDWAPDVPGSKPEFFKDFIRGLCNANTSEGFKPNIDFSIPEINIPKGKLKPPFMGQNPENRTILAFFAGRAHGYIREILFSYWKGKDKDIQVYDNLTKGQNYHELIGHSKFCLCPSGYEVASPREVEAIYSGCVPVVISDNYSLPFNDVLDWSKFSVAIPVKQISEIKKILQEIPHDKYLQMHKNVMKVRRHFMVNRPAQPFDVFHMILHSVWLRRLNIKLPS; encoded by the exons ATGCCTAACGGTTCTTCAAAGGGTTATTGCTTGTTAGGGTTTCCGTTCGGGGTTCTTCTTTTCCTCGTCTTTTCCTCTTTCCCTATGAATGAATCTCCACATCAACAGTTCTTTTCTTCACTTACTCTGTCGTCCTCTCTTCTTGACCACACGAACGCATTACAATCCTCATCTTCTACTTCTTCTTTATCAAACTCTCCTACCATTTCGATAAAG AAAAGGAGCAATCTTGAGAGAAGAGAAGAAGAGTTGAGGAAAGCAAGAGTTGCAATCAGAAGAGCCGTCAAGCTTAAGAATTACACGTCCAACGAAGACATGACTTACATCCCCACAGGCCAAATTTACAGAAACTCATTTGCCTTTCATCA GAGTCATATAGAAATGATGAAAAGGTTCAAAGTATGGTCGTACAAAGAAGGAGACCAGCCACTGGTTCATGATGGACCGGTGAACGATATCTATGGAATCGAGGGACAATTCATCGACGAGCTAGAAAATGTGATGGGCGCCCGGTTTAGGGCTTCCCAACCAGAGGAAGCTCATGCCTTCTTCTTGCCTTTCTCCGTTGCCAACATTGTCCACTACATTTACAAACCTATCACGTCACCTGCCGATTTTAACAGGGCTCGTCTCCACCGAATTTTTAATGACTATGTAGACGTTGTGGCTCGCAAGTACCCTTTGTGGAACCAAAGCAATGGTGCTGATCATTTTATGGTTTCCTGCCATGACTGG GCTCCTGACGTGCCAGGTAGTAAACCAGAGTTTTTCAAGGACTTTATAAGGGGACTTTGCAACGCCAACACATCGGAAGGTTTCAAACCGAACATCGATTTCTCTATACCTGAGATTAACATTCCTAAAGGGAAGCTAAAACCACCGTTCATGGGCCAAAACCCTGAGAATAGGACGATCTTGGCTTTCTTCGCAGGAAGAGCTCATGGATATATACGGGAAATCTTGTTCAGTTACTGGAAAGGTAAGGATAAAGACATTCAAGTGTACGACAACCTCACAAAGGGACAAAACTATCACGAATTGATTGGTCATAGCAAGTTTTGTCTTTGTCCTAGTGGCTACGAAGTGGCTAGCCCAAGAGAAGTAGAAGCCATCTACTCAGGATGTGTCCCTGTTGTGATATCTGATAACTACTCGCTTCCTTTCAACGATGTGCTTGATTGGAGCAAGTTTTCGGTTGCGATTCCAGTCAAACAAATTTCTGAAATCAAGAAAATATTGCAGGAGATTCCACATGACAAGTATTTACAGATGCATAAAAATGTTATGAAGGTTAGAAGACATTTTATGGTGAATCGTCCGGCTCAACCGTTTGATGTCTTCCACATGATACTTCATTCTGTTTGGTTAAGGAGGCTTAACATTAAGTTGCCTTCTTGA
- the LOC106307668 gene encoding stress enhanced protein 2, chloroplastic, with the protein MQIPFFFVSHHFSLYLLKRFLGSTMAMATRAIRCQVPSLVTRCESSEPIKQIQIQQRPRGGDLAENGKIVLQPRLCTLRSYGSEMIVAKKDGGRGGDEGSEVELASPFFETLTDYIESSKKSQDFETISGRLAMIVFAATVAEEVVTGNSLFKKLDVEGLSEAIGAGLGAMGCAAVFAWLTISRKRVGRIFTVSCNSFIDSLVDQIVDGLFYDTKPSDWSDEI; encoded by the exons ATGCAGATTCCTTTTTTTTTTGTTTCCCATCACTTCTCACTTTACCTCCTCAAAAGATTCCTCGGATCAACAATGGCTATGGCTACGCGCGCGATCCGCTGCCAGGTACCGTCTCTGGTTACCAGATGCGAATCATCGGAACCGATTAAGCAGATCCAGATCCAGCAGCGGCCGAGAGGAGGCGATTTAGCCGAGAACGGGAAGATCGTGCTTCAGCCGAGGCTCTGCACGCTTAGATCTTACGGATCTGAGATGATCGTCGCTAAAAAAGACGGCGGCAGAGGCGGAGACGAAGGATCTGAGGTCGAGTTAGCATCGCCGTTTTTCGAGACGCTCACTGATTACATCGAGAGCTCGAAAAAGAGTCAGGACTTCGAAACCATCTCCGGCCGTCTCGCCATG ATCGTTTTCGCGGCGACTGTGGCGGAGGAGGTTGTTACGGGGAACTCGCTGTTCAAGAAACTTGACGTGGAAGGGTTGAGTGAAGCTATTGGAGCGGGACTTGGAGCTATGGGATGCGCAGCGGTGTTCGCGTGGCTAACGATCTCGAGGAAGAGAGTTGGGCGGATCTTTACAGTGAGTTGCAACTCGTTTATTGACTCGTTGGTTGATCAGATCGTTGATGGGTTGTTCTACGACACCAAGCCTAGTGATTGGTCCGACGAAATCTAA
- the LOC106307666 gene encoding alkane hydroxylase MAH1, with the protein MAYIGLLDVFIAFLIFIIFHFLIHKKTHKPFPRNWPILGMLPGVLVMLHKINGYLVEVLEVSNLTFVFKGPWFSGMNMLITADPANVQHVFSSNFSNYDKGSEFKEMFDFLGEGIFTADSKLWEEMRRSSMVMLSHQGFQSFSLKTIASKIKNGLVPVLDHFAKENMVFDLQDVFQRLAFDVTLTLVTGYDSNSLSIEMPKNEYAKAMDDAEEVVVVRHVKPMFVWKLQNWLGLGEEKKMTQANAAFDRSCAKYISAKREEIHQHSTIGEKAHDVDLLKFYMNLDTSKYELLNPKDDSFLKDIIKSFMLAGRDAIATTLTWFFWLLSKNPEALTKIRQEINTYLTRSSDKSLDQDKLSKMVYLHGALCEALRLYAPIPFERKSPIKQDVLPSGHKVDAKWKILFSVYALGRMRAVWGEDASEFKPERWISERNGGLKHEPSFKFFVFNSGPRNCLGKKLSFLQMKIVATEIIRNYDINVLEGHKIEPASSIVLHMKHGLKVKVAKRCLVS; encoded by the coding sequence ATGGCTTACATAGGCTTACTTGATGTCTTCATAGCTTTCCTTATCTTTATCATTTTCCATTTCTTGATTCACAAGAAAACCCATAAACCCTTTCCTAGAAACTGGCCCATTCTTGGGATGCTTCCTGGTGTGCTCGTCATGCTTCACAAGATCAATGGCTATCTTGTAGAAGTTCTCGAAGTCTCCAACTTAACCTTTGTATTCAAAGGCCCTTGGTTCTCTGGAATGAACATGTTGATCACTGCAGATCCTGCAAACGTTCAACACGTCTTCAGTTCCAACTTCTCTAATTACGACAAAGGATCTGAGTTCAAAGAGATGTTTGATTTTCTTGGAGAAGGAATCTTCACTGCTGACTCCAAACTCTGGGAGGAGATGAGGAGATCATCAATGGTCATGCTTAGCCATCAAGGGTTTCAAAGCTTCTCACTCAAGACCATTGCGAGTAAAATCAAGAACGGTCTTGTGCCAGTTCTTGATCATTTCGCAAAGGAGAATATGGTTTTTGATTTACAAGACGTGTTCCAGAGGTTAGCGTTCGATGTAACCCTAACTCTTGTAACGGGTTACGATTCTAACTCTCTTTCCATTGAAATGCCGAAGAATGAGTATGCAAAAGCTATGGATGATGCTGAAGAAGTGGTTGTGGTTAGGCATGTTAAGCCTATGTTCGTGTGGAAGCTTCAAAACTGGCTTGGACTCGGAGAAGAGAAGAAGATGACACAAGCTAACGCTGCTTTTGATAGATCTTGTGCAAAGTATATATCTGCAAAGAGAGAGGAGATTCATCAACACTCCACTATTGGAGAAAAAGCTCATGATGTGGATTTATTAAAATTCTATATGAATCTTGATACCTCCAAGTATGAGCTCTTAAACCCTAAAGACGATAGCTTCCTCAAAGACATCATCAAGAGTTTCATGCTTGCTGGAAGAGACGCCATTGCAACAACTCTCACTTGGTTCTTCTGGCTTCTCTCCAAGAACCCTGAAGCTCTGACCAAGATCCGTCAAGAGATCAACACATATCTAACAAGATCCTCCGACAAGAGTTTAGACCAAGACAAGTTAAGCAAGATGGTGTATCTACATGGTGCATTGTGTGAAGCATTAAGGCTATACGCTCCTATCCCGTTCGAGAGAAAGTCTCCCATAAAGCAAGATGTGCTTCCAAGTGGACACAAGGTGGATGCAAAGTGGAAGATCTTGTTCTCTGTCTATGCCTTGGGGAGAATGAGAGCCGTGTGGGGAGAGGACGCGTCTGAGTTTAAGCCGGAGAGATGGATCTCTGAGAGAAATGGAGGCTTGAAACATGAACCTTCTTTCAAGTTCTTTGTGTTTAACTCTGGTCCAAGAAATTGCTTGGGGAAAAAATTGTCTTTCTTGCAGATGAAGATAGTAGCTACTGAGATCATACGAAACTATGACATCAATGTCCTTGAAGGGCACAAGATCGAGCCAGCTTCTTCTATAGTCCTTCACATGAAACATGGTCTCAAAGTCAAAGTTGCTAAGAGATGTTTGGTTTCATAA
- the LOC106311142 gene encoding probable WRKY transcription factor 59 → MIYPSNINPDFTDFGETFKFDDYDDDAFQMIMEGISLGDHSPTLSWTSSEKLLATEVTSPFQTSLATSPISFEIGDKDEKKKRKRHKDDQVIHVFKTKSVKEIALDDGYKWRKYGKKPIRGNPFPRHYHKCSNPNCIVKKKIERDTSNPEYVLTTYEGRHNHPSPSVVYCDSDDFDLTSLNTLSFQTRTYSYSHSAP, encoded by the exons ATGATCTACCCTTCAAACATTAACCCTGATTTCACAGATTTCGGTGAAACTTTCAAATTCGATGATTATGATGATGACGCTTTTCAGATGATCATGGAAGGAATCAGCCTCGGGGATCACTCGCCCACTTTGAGTTGGACTTCATCAGAGAAATTACTGGCTACAGAAGTCACAAGCCCGTTTCAAACAAGCCTAGCTACCTCGCCTATTAGCTTTGAAAT AGGGGACAAAGATGAGAAAAAGAAGAGGAAAAGACACAAAGATGATCAGGTTATTCACGTGTTTAAAACGAAATCAGTTAAAGAAATTGCTTTAGATGACGGATACAAATGGAGGAAGTACGGCAAGAAACCAATAAGGGGTAATCCATTTCCGAG GCATTATCACAAGTGTTCGAACCCCAATTGCATCGTGAAGAAGAAGATCGAGAGAGATACGAGCAATCCGGAATATGTATTGACAACCTATGAAGGGAGACATAACCACCCAAGCCCGTCTGTGGTATATTGCGATTCAGACGACTTTGATCTTACCTCTCTCAACACTTTGTCTTTCCAGACACGTACTTATAGTTATTCACATTCCGCTCCATGA
- the LOC106310177 gene encoding ras-related protein RABG2-like isoform X2, with protein sequence MESLKNRTLLKVIFLGDSGVGKTSLMNQYVYKKFNRQYKATIGADFVTKELHIEDKSVTLQIWDTAGQERFHSLGAAFYRGADCCVLVYDVNDLKSFETLNTWHSEFLKQVADKRAIEWCGAKGNIPYYETSAKEDVNVDEAFWGVAQKTLSSELKQNIYIPVISESFADIHEGQSRRCSC encoded by the exons ATGGAGTCTTTGAAGAACAGAACATTGCTTAAAGTCATTTTCCTCGGAGATAGCGG GGTAGGCAAAACTTCATTGATGAACCA ATACGTGTACAAGAAGTTTAACCGGCAATATAAGGCCACGATCGGAGCAGATTTTGTAACCAAGGAGCTTCATATTGAAGATAAATCTGTCACTTTACAA ATATGGGATACGGCCGGACAAGAGAGATTTCACAGTCTAGGAGCCGCTTTCTATAGAGGTGCTGATTGTTGCGTTCTTGTCTACGATGTGAACGATCTCAAATCTTTCGAAACTCTCAATACTTGGCACTCTGAGTTCCTCAAACAG GTTGCAGACAAGAGAGCCATTGAATGGTGTGGTGCAAAGGGAAACATACCGTACTATGAAACCTCTGCGAAGGAAGATGTTAATGTGGATGAAGCTTTTTGGGGTGTTGCACAGAAAACTCTTTCCAGTGAACTTAAACAAAACAT ATATATCCCAGTTATTTCTGAATCTTTTGCAGACATCCATGAGGGGCAGTCAAGACGTTGTTCTTGCTGA
- the LOC106310177 gene encoding ras-related protein RABG2-like isoform X1: MESLKNRTLLKVIFLGDSGVGKTSLMNQYVYKKFNRQYKATIGADFVTKELHIEDKSVTLQIWDTAGQERFHSLGAAFYRGADCCVLVYDVNDLKSFETLNTWHSEFLKQANPMEPETFPFVLIGNKTDVDGGNNRVVADKRAIEWCGAKGNIPYYETSAKEDVNVDEAFWGVAQKTLSSELKQNIYIPVISESFADIHEGQSRRCSC; the protein is encoded by the exons ATGGAGTCTTTGAAGAACAGAACATTGCTTAAAGTCATTTTCCTCGGAGATAGCGG GGTAGGCAAAACTTCATTGATGAACCA ATACGTGTACAAGAAGTTTAACCGGCAATATAAGGCCACGATCGGAGCAGATTTTGTAACCAAGGAGCTTCATATTGAAGATAAATCTGTCACTTTACAA ATATGGGATACGGCCGGACAAGAGAGATTTCACAGTCTAGGAGCCGCTTTCTATAGAGGTGCTGATTGTTGCGTTCTTGTCTACGATGTGAACGATCTCAAATCTTTCGAAACTCTCAATACTTGGCACTCTGAGTTCCTCAAACAG GCAAATCCTATGGAACCTGAGACGTTCCCTTTTGTTTTGATTGGGAACAAAACCGATGTAGATGGCGGAAACAACCGAGTT GTTGCAGACAAGAGAGCCATTGAATGGTGTGGTGCAAAGGGAAACATACCGTACTATGAAACCTCTGCGAAGGAAGATGTTAATGTGGATGAAGCTTTTTGGGGTGTTGCACAGAAAACTCTTTCCAGTGAACTTAAACAAAACAT ATATATCCCAGTTATTTCTGAATCTTTTGCAGACATCCATGAGGGGCAGTCAAGACGTTGTTCTTGCTGA
- the LOC106307789 gene encoding probable ATP synthase 24 kDa subunit, mitochondrial, which produces MAYASRVLSRSKQLQGSLGVLQQRNAIPVRAFAKEAARRPTFKGDEMLKGVFTEIKNKFQAAVDILRKEKITLAPEDPAAVKQYANVMKTIRQKADMFSESQRIKYDIENETKEIPDARAYLLKLKDIRTRRGLTDELGAEAMMFEALEKVEKDIKKPLLRSDKKGMDLLVAEFEKGNKKLGIRKEDLPKYEENLELSIAKAQLDELKSDALEAMESQKKKEEFKDEEMPDVKSLDIRNFM; this is translated from the exons ATGGCCTACGCTTCTCGCGTCCTCTCCAGATCTAAGCAG CTACAAGGGAGTCTGGGCGTTTTGCAGCAGCGCAATGCTATTCCCGTCCGCGCTTTTGCTAAGGAAGCTGCTCGTCGTCCTACTTTTAAAGGAGATG AGATGTTGAAGGGCGTCTTTACGGAGATCAAGAACAAGTTTCAGGCTGCTGTTGATATTCTCCGTAAGGAAAAGATCACCCTTGCTCCTGAGGACCCAGCCGCGGTTAAACAGTATGCAAATGTCATGAAGACCATCAGGCAAAA GGCAGACATGTTCTCCGAATCTCAACGTATTAAATATGATATCGAGAACGAGACTAAAGAGATCCCAGATGCTCGTGCTTACCTCTTGAAGTTGAAGGACATCCGCACCAG GAGGGGTCTTACTGATGAACTTGGTGCTGAGGCCATGATGTTCGAGGCTTTGGAGAAAGTTGAAAAGGATATCAAGAAGCCTCTCTTGAGAAGCGACAAGAAAGGAATGGATCTTTTGGTTGCAGAATTCGAAAAAGGCAACAAAAA GCTTGGGATTAGGAAAGAAGATCTTCCCAAGTACGAGGAGAATTTGGAGCTAAGCATTGCAAAAGCACAGCTGGATGAGCTGAAGAGTGATGCCCTTGAAGCAATGGAGTCTCAGAAAAAGAA GGAGGAATTCAAGGATGAGGAAATGCCTGACGTGAAATCGTTGGACATCCGTAACTTTATGTAA
- the LOC106310750 gene encoding uncharacterized protein LOC106310750 produces the protein MNDPMGETGFSGESGEIVFSETEMAAAELLMQLSEEETGSCSSSTGGGGIGEGRGRKRRHEDVSSRIENEQNDGVKGNCDLAVKMKKMKEKKFRSLVSIYRATKEIRG, from the coding sequence ATGAACGATCCAATGGGAGAAACTGGATTTTCTGGAGAATCTGGCGAGATCGTCTTCTCGGAGACGGAGATGGCGGCGGCTGAACTGCTTATGCAGCTGAGCGAAGAAGAAACGGGGAGCTGTAGCAGCAGCACCGGCGGAGGAGGAATAGGAGAAGGAAGAGGACGCAAGAGAAGGCATGAAGATGTTAGCTCGAGAATCGAAAACGAGCAAAATGACGGCGTAAAAGGGAATTGTGATCTTGCCGTGAAGATGAAGAAGATGAAGGAAAAGAAGTTTCGATCTCTCGTGAGTATTTACAGAGCAACGAAGGAGATTAGGGGTTAA